One Labeo rohita strain BAU-BD-2019 unplaced genomic scaffold, IGBB_LRoh.1.0 scaffold_245, whole genome shotgun sequence DNA segment encodes these proteins:
- the LOC127159717 gene encoding CD48 antigen — MKKMENVETFIFICLCSWSLAGVFGDEVKSVSVMEGDSVTLNTGDTDKQKDYQILWKFGHNSTLIAKINRKNNETTFYNNNADGRFRDRLELDQTGSLTITNTRTTDSGLYQVTSIRAQTPLNRFSLTVYAHLPVPIISRDCASSSSQQNCLLLCSVVNVSDVSLSWYKGNSLLSSISVSDLNISLSLPLEVGCQDKNTYSCVINNPISNQTTHLNISEFCQTCAEHGLNIVLISAAAAGFLLIVAAVIIFCTCRKHNKVNQESKYDLMLICKIINK; from the exons ATgaagaaaatggaaaatgttgAGACTTTTATTTTCATCTGTTTGTGCTCATGGAGTCTGGCTG gtgtgtttggtgatGAAGTGaagtcagtgtcagtgatggagggagattcggTCACTCTAAACACCGGTGATACTGATAAACAGAAAGATTATCAGATACTGTGGAAATTTGGACACAACAGCACTCTCATAGCTAAAATCAACAGAAAGAACAATGAGACCacgttttataataataatgctgatgggagattcagagacagactggagctggatcagactggatctctgaccatcacgaacaccagaaccacagactctggactttatcaAGTCACCAGCATCAGAGCACAGACGCCGCTCAACAGATTCAGTCTtactgtctatg CTCATTTGCCTGTTCCTATCATCAGCAGAGACTGtgcttcatcatcatcacagcagaattgtttattgttgtgttcagtggtgaatgtgagtgatgtgagtctctcctggtacaaaggaaacagtttattgtccagcatcagtgtgtctgatctcaacatcagtctctctctacctctggaggtgggatgtcaggataaaaacacctacagctgtgtgatcaacaatcccatcagcaaccagaccacACATCTGAACATCAGTGAATTCTGTCAGACTTGTGCAG AACATGGCCTGAACATTGTGCTGatctctgctgctgctgctggattTCTGTTGATTGTTGCTGCAGTCATAATCTTCTGCACCTGCAGGAAACATAACAAAGTAAACCAAGAAAGCAAGTATGACCTAATgcttatttgtaaaataataaataaataa